Proteins from a single region of Corylus avellana chromosome ca11, CavTom2PMs-1.0:
- the LOC132165658 gene encoding protein HEAT STRESS TOLERANT DWD 1: MVRSIKNPKKAKRKNKDSKKGDGSSSSSGPSIPAKVWQPGVDKLEEDEELQCDPSAYNALHAFHIGWPCLSFDILRDSLGLVRTEFPHTVYFVAGTQAEKPSWNSIGIFKVSNITGKRRELVPSKPAADNSDMESEGSDSDEDSEVEELQGSGAPILQLRKVAHEGCINRIRAMAQNPHICASWEDAGHVQIWDFSSHLSALAESETQGAQGASSVFNQPPLVKFKHKDEGFAIDWNPNVPGRLVSGDCKSFIHLWEPTSGATWNVDTTPFTGHTASVEDLQWSPTEPNVFASCSVDGNIAIWDTRLGKSAAASFKAHNADVNVISWNRLASCMLASGCDDGTFSIRDLRLLKEGDSVVAHFEYHKHPITSIEWSQHEASTLAVTSADNQLTIWDLSLEKDEEEEAEFRAKTKEQVNAPEDLPPQLLFVHQGQKDLKELHWHAQIPGMIVSTAADGFNILMPSNIQSTLPSDAA, translated from the exons ATGGTTCGCAGCATAAAAAACCCTAAGAAAGCCAAGAGAAAGAACAAG GACTCGAAGAAAGGAGATGGGTCTTCGTCTTCTTCGGGACCGTCGATTCCGGCGAAGGTGTGGCAACCGGGTGTGGATAAATTGGAGGAAGACGAGGAGCTTCAGTGTGACCCTTCTGCCTACAATGCTCTCCACGCCTTCCATATTGGGTGGCCATGTCTCAG cttTGATATTTTACGTGATTCACTGGGTTTGGTTCGGACAGAGTTCCCGCACACAGTGTATTTCGTCGCAGGGACTCAG GCTGAGAAACCTTCTTGGAACTCTATTGGAATATTTAAAGTATCTAACATCACTGGGAAAAGACGCGAGCTAGTGCCTTCAAAACCTGCAGCTGATAACTCTGATATGGAAAGTGAGGGTAGTGATAGTGATGAAGATAGTGAAGTAGAGGAGCTTCAAGGATCTGGGGCTCCAATTTTGCAG TTGCGCAAGGTAGCTCATGAAGGATGTATTAATCGGATACGTGCTATGGCACAAAATCCCCATATATGTGCATCTTGGGAAGATGCTGGTCATGTGCAG ATATGGGACTTCAGCTCCCATTTGAGTGCTTTAGCAGAATCAGAAACGCAAGGTGCTCAGGGAGCTTCTTCAGTTTTCAATCAGCCTCCACTAGTGAAGTTTAAGCACAAAGATGAAGGCTTTGCTATAGACTGGAATCCTAATGTCCCGGGAAGGCTTGTATCTG GGGACTGCAAGAGTTTTATTCATTTGTGGGAGCCTACATCTGGTGCAACATGGAATGTCGATACTACTCCATTTACTGGTCATACTGCGAGTGTTGAAGATCTACAA TGGAGCCCTACAGAACCCAATGTGTTCGCCTCTTGTTCTGTGGATGGGAATATTGCAATTTGGGATACACGTTTAGGGAAGTCAGCTGCAGCATCTTTTAAGGCACATAATGCAGATGTGAATGTCATTTCATGGAACAG GCTGGCTAGCTGTATGTTGGCATCTGGATGTGATGATGGGACATTTTCTATTCGTGATCTCAGATTGCTCAAG GAAGGGGATTCTGTAGTAGCACATTTTGAATACCATAAACACCCTATCACATCCATTGAATGGAGTCAACACGAAGCATCCACTTTGGCTGTTACATCAGCTGACAATCAGCTAAC AATATGGGACCTTTCATTAGAAAaggatgaggaagaggaggcAGAATTCAGAGCTAAAACAAAAGAGCAAGTAAATGCCCCTGAAGATCTACCTCCACAACTTTTGTTTGTTCATCAG GGTCAGAAAGACTTGAAAGAACTCCATTGGCATGCTCAGATTCCAGGAATGATCGTATCTACTGCAGCAGATGGTTTTAACATCCTGATGCCTTCAAACATACAGAGTACCCTCCCCTCAGATGCTGCTTAA